GTTGCGTACCTCAATTGGCGCATTGGTACTTGCTGACTGATTACTTAAGAAATCCTCAGGGACTATAGGCCTGCTGAAACCTACTGGTAGCACCCCTAGGTCCTCAGGTGAGAGGAGTTCTCGTTGGAAATGTTGCCTCACAAAGTGAGAAAAATTCCTAACGCATTCAGCAAAGAGGCCTAGTAGTATAGCGTCCATAGCTTGCCCATAAAGGTGCACGCTCTGGTTACGGTAGTTGTAGGTGATGCCTAGATTGGCATGAGTTGCAAGGAAAGACTGAGCACTACCAGTTAAGCGTCTTCTGACTTCATCCCGGCATTCGTTTAGGCCTTTAGTTTTGCCGTCTGGAAGGAATATTTTGAATCGTGGTCTGACCTTATACAGATAGGCTTTTAAGACTTTCTCCCAAGCAGCTAATGCTAATTCGGCTGCTATCTCATAACGGTGCGGTTGGGTTGGACGGTTGAAGAACTCCAACGCTACCCGCATGTGTGATATTCCGCTTTGTAATAGAGAATTTGCTAGCGGAGGCCTGCGCTTGCGAGAGGTAGGAGCTTCAGGCATAAATAGTCAACCATAGAACGGATACGCTGAAAGAAAAGAGCAGGTATGGTACTCTTGATGTAGAT
This region of Hymenobacter sp. APR13 genomic DNA includes:
- a CDS encoding DUF3644 domain-containing protein gives rise to the protein MPEAPTSRKRRPPLANSLLQSGISHMRVALEFFNRPTQPHRYEIAAELALAAWEKVLKAYLYKVRPRFKIFLPDGKTKGLNECRDEVRRRLTGSAQSFLATHANLGITYNYRNQSVHLYGQAMDAILLGLFAECVRNFSHFVRQHFQRELLSPEDLGVLPVGFSRPIVPEDFLSNQSASTNAPIEVRNFLKALSDAGEELHAQGLTPEHSILVTYFVHLEDSRRASNADLVVRVNNSEPEAATLSVHRHITLPEQVRITNSRNAPEVQLGDDQLWQHFNLRTCDVQEFVKERWPHVKHNQQFWDLLTRLGENPNVLRMSYLDPVRKTGKGKKMYSDVIYQLLIAEYGE